The following are from one region of the Marinomonas sp. CT5 genome:
- a CDS encoding siderophore ABC transporter substrate-binding protein, whose protein sequence is MKMNKRKWIFGLSAMLLISLQGCEKKPVESEQVSHKFDPPLTIQHDLGTTVLNQRPERVAALDMNEVDFLDQLNIPVAGMAKDFIPHYLASYKNDSSIEDLGAIVQPNMERVHALKPDLILMTPLHTSNYEELSRFAPTLYFNTMTNHHIASIKEHLLILGSIFGKEQLAKEKSLELDNKVKEIQQLTQNRPEKALVVLHNNGSFSSFGKQSRYGFVFNELGVQPANSDKETGLHGQPISSEFIKQADPDIIYIVDRTAVMERRDVIKPDEISNPLLRQTKAWKNGRVIFADADAWYIAAASPTAIKIMLNDIAEGYKKAKE, encoded by the coding sequence ATGAAGATGAATAAACGAAAATGGATTTTTGGTCTTAGTGCAATGCTACTTATCTCATTACAAGGATGCGAAAAGAAGCCCGTTGAATCAGAGCAGGTGTCACACAAGTTTGATCCCCCACTAACCATTCAACATGACCTTGGTACAACCGTCTTAAACCAAAGACCAGAGCGAGTGGCGGCTCTTGATATGAATGAAGTCGACTTTTTAGATCAACTCAACATTCCCGTTGCCGGAATGGCAAAAGATTTTATACCTCATTACCTTGCCTCTTATAAAAACGATTCGAGCATTGAGGACTTAGGCGCGATTGTTCAGCCAAATATGGAACGTGTGCATGCTTTAAAACCTGATTTAATCCTTATGACGCCATTGCATACAAGCAATTATGAAGAGCTATCTAGATTTGCTCCAACACTGTATTTCAACACAATGACAAATCATCACATTGCTAGTATCAAAGAGCACCTACTTATTTTAGGAAGTATTTTCGGTAAAGAGCAATTGGCAAAGGAAAAATCTCTCGAACTAGACAATAAAGTCAAAGAAATACAACAGCTAACACAAAACCGACCAGAAAAAGCACTCGTTGTCCTCCACAACAACGGCTCATTTAGTAGCTTTGGCAAACAGTCACGTTATGGCTTCGTATTTAATGAGTTAGGTGTTCAACCAGCAAACAGCGACAAAGAAACAGGGCTTCACGGCCAACCCATTTCGAGCGAGTTTATAAAACAAGCAGATCCAGACATCATCTATATAGTCGATCGAACAGCCGTTATGGAACGCCGTGACGTAATCAAACCTGATGAGATAAGTAATCCACTACTTCGTCAAACCAAAGCTTGGAAAAATGGGCGTGTCATTTTTGCCGATGCAGATGCTTGGTATATTGCAGCGGCAAGCCCTACCGCCATTAAAATTATGCTTAACGATATCGCCGAAGGATATAAAAAGGCCAAAGAATAA
- a CDS encoding iron chelate uptake ABC transporter family permease subunit, whose amino-acid sequence MSTSMKIWGTLLFTLLLMCFFIFIGSDLDFDYIIPKRLLRLSTIILGSICLAVSAVLFQTIVGNRILSPSIMGYESVYLLWQAVLLFILGAHGLTILSVSGNFAISIAIMLLYSWALHYWLLPRCKNNIYMLLLFGLVLTTVIATITQFIQLSISPGEFSIFQGLSYTSFNRSKPDTLFYGAFIVAVCLWMGRKTLPILDVMSLGREQSISLGVDHAKYISLYLALIAVLVAVSTSLIGPTGFMGIFIANIAYVLAGSHKHRTVIPIAFTVSLIIFLVAQLFVEHVFNYKTSVSILINLVCGVYFLALIVRTRGTT is encoded by the coding sequence ATGAGTACAAGTATGAAAATTTGGGGGACATTGCTTTTCACCTTATTGTTGATGTGCTTTTTTATTTTTATTGGGTCAGATCTCGACTTTGATTACATCATTCCTAAGCGTTTATTGCGTCTATCAACCATTATTCTTGGCAGTATTTGCCTTGCCGTATCTGCGGTTTTATTCCAAACCATTGTTGGTAATCGAATTCTATCGCCATCAATAATGGGGTATGAGTCCGTTTATTTATTATGGCAGGCCGTATTGCTCTTCATATTAGGTGCTCATGGGCTAACCATCTTAAGTGTTAGTGGTAATTTTGCCATATCAATCGCGATCATGTTGCTTTACTCATGGGCTCTGCATTATTGGCTTTTACCTAGATGTAAAAATAACATTTATATGTTGCTGCTATTTGGCCTAGTCCTAACAACCGTGATCGCCACGATTACTCAGTTTATTCAACTTAGCATTAGCCCAGGTGAATTTTCTATTTTTCAAGGTTTAAGCTACACCTCTTTTAATCGCTCAAAACCTGACACTCTGTTCTACGGCGCTTTTATAGTAGCCGTTTGCTTGTGGATGGGCAGAAAGACGCTCCCCATATTAGATGTCATGTCACTTGGTAGAGAGCAATCCATCTCTCTTGGAGTCGATCACGCTAAATACATCAGTTTATATTTGGCTCTCATTGCTGTACTGGTTGCAGTATCAACGAGCTTAATTGGCCCCACCGGTTTCATGGGAATCTTCATTGCCAATATAGCTTATGTACTCGCAGGCAGTCATAAACACAGAACTGTCATTCCCATCGCTTTTACGGTTTCCCTGATTATATTTTTAGTGGCTCAACTCTTCGTTGAGCATGTATTTAACTATAAAACTAGCGTCAGCATTCTTATCAATCTTGTTTGTGGGGTCTACTTCCTTGCACTGATTGTCCGTACTAGAGGAACCACATGA
- a CDS encoding iron chelate uptake ABC transporter family permease subunit, translating to MILRLSILLVTLCIVSLTIGAQQLVWIDVLNGSKDAWLTLTASRLPRLIALILTGIGLAISGVILQHIVRNKFVEPATSGGLDAAKLGLLISLTMLPGASTSSKMLFAMLFCLAASLLFIFIINRIEFKNTVLIPVLGLMYGSVLSSIAEFYAYKNNMLQSMQGWLLGDFSKVVQEHYELIYIILPVIILAYLYAHRFTVLGMGEEMASSLGLGYASTAAIGLILVAVTVAATVITVGSIPFVGLVIPNLVALKYGEKLSRTLPIVALGGACLLILCDILGRLIIYPFEVPIGLTAGGIGGVMFLILILRGIK from the coding sequence ATGATATTACGGTTATCCATTTTACTTGTAACGCTTTGCATCGTTTCGCTAACCATTGGCGCACAACAGCTGGTTTGGATCGATGTCTTAAATGGTTCTAAAGATGCTTGGCTAACTCTTACCGCCAGCCGTCTACCAAGACTAATTGCCTTAATACTGACAGGTATAGGATTAGCCATTAGCGGTGTCATCTTGCAGCATATAGTGCGTAACAAATTTGTTGAGCCAGCCACCTCTGGAGGTTTAGATGCCGCCAAACTTGGGCTACTGATCTCGCTGACCATGCTTCCTGGGGCTAGCACAAGCTCTAAAATGCTCTTTGCTATGCTCTTTTGTTTAGCCGCAAGCCTCTTATTTATTTTCATCATTAATCGGATTGAATTCAAAAACACCGTACTTATCCCAGTGTTGGGGCTAATGTATGGCAGCGTATTGAGCTCAATAGCGGAGTTTTATGCCTATAAAAATAATATGTTACAAAGTATGCAGGGCTGGTTATTAGGCGATTTCTCGAAAGTCGTTCAAGAGCATTATGAGCTCATTTATATCATCTTACCCGTCATCATCTTGGCTTACCTTTACGCCCACCGTTTTACCGTACTAGGCATGGGGGAAGAGATGGCTTCCAGCTTAGGTCTTGGCTACGCCAGCACCGCAGCCATCGGTCTAATACTTGTGGCGGTTACCGTAGCTGCCACTGTTATTACGGTTGGCAGTATTCCATTTGTGGGTCTGGTTATTCCAAATTTGGTTGCTCTAAAGTACGGAGAAAAATTATCGCGAACACTGCCTATCGTCGCGTTAGGTGGTGCATGCTTGCTTATCCTTTGCGATATTTTGGGACGCTTAATCATTTACCCATTTGAAGTCCCTATTGGCTTAACAGCTGGAGGCATAGGTGGAGTGATGTTCCTCATCTTAATATTGAGGGGGATCAAATGA
- a CDS encoding ATP-binding cassette domain-containing protein — protein sequence MITVHNLHKTYGTKPVVTDISLEFPTAGITSLIGPNGAGKSTLLMMIAKLLEPSSGHIALNGQKVNNIKTAEYAHRVATLRQSPGFNLRLTVEELISFGRFPYSRGHLTQEDRDIIEESIEFLELEAIRNAYLDELSGGQRQMAFLAMTVAQKTDILLLDEPLNNLDMKHAVQIMQALRRLCDEQGRTVLLVIHDINFAANYSDHIVALKNGTLKFNGSSEQVITENNLKALYDLDFEVIRNKRGCLCNYFNL from the coding sequence ATGATAACTGTTCACAACCTCCATAAAACCTATGGCACAAAGCCGGTAGTCACCGACATCAGCCTGGAATTTCCAACGGCTGGCATCACCTCTTTGATTGGACCGAATGGTGCAGGTAAATCAACGCTTCTAATGATGATAGCCAAACTACTCGAGCCAAGTAGTGGTCACATCGCTTTAAATGGCCAGAAAGTAAACAATATAAAAACAGCGGAATACGCTCACCGAGTTGCCACACTTCGTCAGTCTCCAGGTTTTAATCTACGGCTAACAGTAGAAGAGCTCATTTCATTTGGGCGCTTCCCTTACAGCAGAGGACACCTAACTCAAGAAGATAGAGACATTATTGAAGAATCAATCGAATTTTTAGAGCTGGAAGCTATACGAAACGCTTATTTAGATGAATTAAGTGGCGGACAACGACAAATGGCTTTCTTGGCGATGACGGTAGCCCAAAAGACAGATATTTTACTGCTGGATGAACCCCTAAATAACCTAGATATGAAGCATGCAGTACAGATAATGCAAGCCCTTCGCCGCCTATGTGATGAGCAAGGGCGTACCGTGCTTCTAGTCATTCACGATATCAACTTCGCTGCAAACTACTCAGACCATATTGTCGCTTTAAAAAATGGCACGCTGAAATTTAATGGTAGTTCTGAGCAAGTAATAACAGAAAACAATCTAAAAGCTTTGTACGACCTGGATTTTGAGGTCATTCGAAATAAGCGTGGTTGCCTATGCAACTACTTCAATCTGTAA
- a CDS encoding TonB-dependent siderophore receptor, producing MYSSQYAGNEKKTKKSNQETLFLKHHAAKNALYAGIAAGTVFLYSQSAYAETQTTTKENNAVSAVALPEITVEDSREKKPVYSGSNGQVLETSHTGFLGDKDTLDNPFNAISYTDKYIQDQQSNDISDVISATDPSVHNTNTSGESRESYSIRGFSFNSNDATVNGLAGMAPYYRSATEMYESVDVQKGPSAMLNGMPPGGSIGGSVNLVTKRAGDEPLTRLTTKYLSDSQLGASVDVSRRFGQDKQFGVRVNAAYLSGDGTIDHQENESQLGAIALDWRGDRVRLSADLYHTKENVDAPTRGISIASGLSIPSAPSNDTLLNPSWNFYESETKGAMVRGEFDINDQLTAYASAGITKWNYHGLSADKAEVYNTNGDMKTTLGGVGDDNQRTSLEMGLNGRFHTGDVGHQVATNITRYEEEYNLFAARFRGVTIDSNLYNPVWGTRPNLDLNYPLLTTTETTLTSLGVADTLSFADDKYQLTLGARHQQVKTEETGGMISTGAKYDKSAVSPSAALVVKLTDQVSAYANYIEGLSKGATAPTSANNAGELFSPYKTKQKEVGLKLDQGRFTHTVSLYEIERPSGYTDPDTNVYGIYGEQHNRGVEWSFFGTPVDNIRLMGGLTHIDAELTSTKGGTNDGNQSAGVAKWQAKLGAEWDTPYIENLTLIVNANSLSKQYLESDNKRSIPGYTLFGLGARYATSVNQLPITIRANINNLTDKDTWTTASYNALGLVEGRSLTLSASMDF from the coding sequence ATGTACTCCTCTCAATATGCGGGAAATGAAAAAAAGACTAAAAAAAGCAACCAAGAAACGCTTTTTTTAAAACATCACGCCGCAAAAAATGCCCTCTATGCAGGTATCGCAGCTGGAACCGTTTTTTTGTATAGCCAATCTGCTTATGCAGAAACTCAAACAACGACAAAAGAAAACAACGCAGTTTCAGCGGTTGCTCTTCCAGAAATCACAGTCGAAGATTCCCGTGAAAAAAAACCAGTGTACTCTGGCAGTAATGGACAAGTTTTAGAAACAAGCCACACAGGTTTTTTAGGAGATAAAGACACTTTAGATAACCCATTCAATGCCATCAGCTATACAGACAAATATATTCAAGACCAACAATCGAATGATATTTCTGATGTTATTAGTGCCACGGACCCTTCTGTTCATAACACTAACACCAGCGGTGAAAGTCGAGAAAGCTATTCAATTCGAGGTTTCAGTTTCAATAGTAATGATGCAACGGTTAACGGTTTAGCTGGCATGGCACCATACTACCGCAGCGCCACAGAAATGTATGAAAGCGTGGATGTGCAAAAAGGCCCTTCTGCCATGCTTAATGGTATGCCTCCAGGTGGTTCTATAGGTGGATCCGTTAATTTAGTCACCAAACGCGCAGGTGATGAACCTTTAACTCGCTTAACAACGAAATACCTATCCGACTCACAACTTGGCGCTAGTGTCGATGTAAGTCGCCGCTTTGGCCAAGACAAACAATTTGGCGTTCGAGTGAATGCAGCCTACTTATCAGGCGATGGAACCATTGATCACCAAGAAAATGAATCTCAATTAGGGGCTATCGCATTGGATTGGCGAGGTGATCGAGTCCGCTTATCCGCCGACCTTTACCACACCAAAGAAAATGTTGATGCGCCAACAAGGGGAATAAGCATAGCTTCGGGTCTTAGTATTCCAAGCGCCCCCTCTAACGATACGCTATTGAACCCAAGCTGGAATTTTTATGAAAGCGAAACCAAAGGGGCGATGGTGCGTGGCGAATTTGATATTAATGACCAACTGACCGCTTACGCTTCCGCCGGAATAACCAAGTGGAATTATCACGGCCTCAGTGCTGACAAAGCTGAAGTATATAATACGAATGGCGATATGAAGACAACTCTTGGCGGTGTTGGTGACGATAATCAAAGAACATCACTAGAAATGGGGCTAAATGGTCGTTTCCATACCGGGGATGTGGGTCACCAAGTAGCCACAAACATTACCCGCTATGAGGAAGAATACAATCTCTTCGCTGCAAGATTTCGTGGTGTGACAATTGATTCTAACCTTTACAACCCGGTATGGGGCACAAGACCGAATCTAGACTTAAATTATCCGCTTTTGACGACCACAGAAACAACACTAACCAGTTTGGGAGTAGCGGATACATTGTCTTTTGCTGATGACAAATATCAATTAACACTAGGTGCACGCCACCAGCAAGTTAAAACTGAAGAAACAGGAGGGATGATATCTACTGGAGCAAAGTATGATAAAAGTGCAGTTAGCCCTTCAGCAGCGCTCGTCGTAAAATTAACCGATCAAGTTTCTGCTTATGCAAACTACATTGAAGGGTTAAGTAAGGGTGCCACGGCGCCAACAAGTGCAAACAATGCAGGGGAACTATTTTCTCCCTATAAAACCAAGCAAAAAGAAGTTGGTTTGAAACTTGATCAAGGCCGCTTTACACATACAGTTAGTCTCTACGAAATTGAACGACCTAGTGGTTACACAGATCCAGACACCAATGTATATGGTATCTATGGTGAACAGCATAACCGTGGTGTGGAATGGAGCTTCTTTGGTACACCAGTTGATAATATTCGTCTAATGGGCGGTCTGACTCATATTGACGCTGAACTCACATCCACAAAAGGTGGAACCAATGATGGTAATCAATCTGCAGGAGTTGCAAAATGGCAAGCCAAATTGGGAGCCGAATGGGATACTCCGTATATCGAGAATCTAACCTTAATCGTTAACGCAAATAGCCTATCCAAACAGTATTTGGAAAGTGATAATAAACGTTCGATTCCAGGCTACACTCTATTTGGGTTAGGGGCTCGGTATGCGACCTCGGTGAACCAATTACCTATCACAATTAGAGCCAATATCAATAACCTAACGGACAAAGATACTTGGACAACGGCAAGCTATAATGCTTTGGGGCTGGTTGAAGGTCGATCATTAACGCTATCTGCATCAATGGATTTCTAA